A stretch of DNA from Oncorhynchus nerka isolate Pitt River linkage group LG22, Oner_Uvic_2.0, whole genome shotgun sequence:
TGAGCCTGAGCCTGGCCCAGGCAGGTGGGTCTGGGGACGGCCTTGGTTGGCGAGGAACCCTGGTCCCCCTGCTTCCCCTTCAGAGGGACCTCCGGGGGTGTTTGAGCTCTGTGTTTCAGAGAACAGGCTCGGGGACAGTGCGCAGGTGACCCTGATCTCCCAGACTTCTCCTTCTCACTCGCTCGCCTGAGTAGGGGCGCCCGGTGGCCTAGGCCTGAGGTGCAGCTCACCCCCTCTTTGCGTGGGGTGTATGGGGGAGGTGGCGGGGGTGGCGGTGGAAgtatccttctctcccctctacaCTCCCACTCTATCACCCTCCTGTCCTGAGTGCTGCAGTCTTGGGCCTGAGGTGGGGGGGTGTAGGGGGGCGCAGGCCGAAATGTGGAAGCATAGAGGGGCACAGTTTTTGTGGGTGTGGCGCAAGATGGACCCGTTGGAAGTGTATGGTAGGATTTTACCATTGGAGGTGGGGAGTTGCAGCTTTTTAcgatgggagagggagatgagcagTATTTTATCGTTTGGATTTGAATGTGGGCAGAGTAGGAAGGAACTACTGGAGGTTGGGAGAAGCAGGGTGGTATGGTCTGACATGGGGGGTTCCCAGGTGGTATGGTCTGACATGGAGGGTTCCCAGGGAGTATGGTCTGACATGGTGGGTTCACAGGGGGTATGGTCTGACATGGGCGGTTCCCAGGTGGTATAGTCTGACATGGAGGGTTCCCAGGGGTATGGTCTGACATGGGAGGTTCCAAGGGGGTATGGTCTGACATGGGGGGTTCCCAGGGGGTATGGTCTGACATGGGGGTTCCCAGGGGTATGGTCTGACATGGAGCGTTCCCAGGGGGTATGGTCTGACATGGAGCGTTCCCAGGGGATATGGTCTGACATGGGGGTTCCCAGGTGGTATGGTCTGACATGGGGGGTTCCCAGGGGGTATGGTCTGACATGGGGGTTCCCAGGGGGTATGGTCTGACATGGGGGTTCCCAGGGGATATGGTCTGACATGGAGCGTTCCCAGGGGATATGGTCTGACATGGGGGTTCCCAGGTGGTATGGTCTGACATGGGGGTTCCCAGGGGGTATGGTCTGACATGGGGGTTCCCAGGTGGTATGGTCTGACATGGGGGTTCCCAGGGGATATGGTCTGACATGGGGGTTCCCAGGTGGTATGGTCTGAATTAAGGAGATGTAGGGAGGGACGGTTTGGGTTGTTGGGTGGCACAATGTCACCgttggaggtggagaggtgcagtAGATTACTGCTTTATTTaaggaggagcagggtggggcAGTTTGTGTTAGGATGGTGCAGGGGCTATAGTTGGAGTGGTGTGGCAAGTTGGGGCTGAGTAGGGGGCTATCGTCGGGGTGGTGGAGAAAGTTGGAGCTGAGTAGGGGCTATCGTCGGAGTTGGATTCGGGGAGGTGGAGAAAGTTGGAGCTGAGTAGGGGCTATCGTCGGAGTTGGAGTCGGGGTGGCAGAGAATGTTGGAGCTGAGTAGGGGGCTACCGTTGGAGTTGGAGTCGGGGTGGCAGAGAATGTTGGAGCTGAGTAGGGGGCTATCGTTGGAGTTGGAGTCGAGGTGGTGGAGAAAGATGGGGCTGAGTAGGGGGCTATCGTTGGAGTTGGAGTCGAGGTGGTGGAGAAAGATGGTGCTGAGTAGGGGGCTATCGTTGGAGTTGGAGTGGGGCAAAATTGGGCAGTGTAGGGGGCTAGAACATGAGTTTGTTTTGGGTCGAGGCAATTTGGGGCTGTGTCCGGATCTATCATTGGAGTTGGTGATTGGGTGGGCCAATTTGGAATTGAGGCTTTGGTTGTAGTTGTGGTGGTGCATGTTGGTTTGATTTGAATCAGAGAGGTACAGGGTGGAACAGGTTCAGTTTGTGTAGTGTGATGTGGAGTGGTTTGAGCTTTAGATGGAAGCACAGTCGGAGGAAGCACACATTTTCTGGGGGGAGATGTACAGGTGGACTCATTCTGGGAGACGCAAGGCAGAACCACCAGAGGGGGAATTTCACAACGTGGATGGGTGGAGGTTAGCACAGTTTTAGGTAAGGAGGCATAGTGAAGCACAGTCTGAGTTTGGGAGGTGGAGGGCACAGTAGGAGGTGAGGAGATAGAGGGTCTCAAAGTCGAGGGAGGTGGGAAGGTGGAGGGACAGTCAGTTTGTGTTTGGGTGGTGCAGGCCTGCACAGACAAGGGAGGTGGGTAGGTGGAGGGTCCCACAGCagagggagatggggatgtgGAGGATCCCACAGTCGAGGGAGGTGGGAAGGTGGAGGGTCCCACAGCagagggagatggggatgtgGAGGATCCCACAGTCGAGGGAGGTGGGAAGGTGGAGGGACAGTCAGTTTGTGTTTGGGTGGTGCAGGCCTGCACAGACAAGGGAGGTGGGTAGGTGGAGGGTCCCACAGCagagggagatggggatgtgGAGGATCCCACAGACGAGGGAGGTGGGAAGGTGGAGGGACAGTCAGTTTGTGTTTGGGTGGTGCAGGCCTGCACAGACAAGGGAGGTGGGTAGGTGGAGGGTCCCACAGTTGAGGGAGATTGGGAGGTGGAGGGTTCCACAGtcgagggaggtggggaggtggagggtcccacagtcgagggaggtagggaggtggagggtccCACAGTCGAGAGAGATGGGCAGGTGGAGGGACTGTCAGCTTTTGTTTGCGTGGTGCAGGCCTGCACAGTCGAGTgaggtggggaggtggagggtcccACAGTCGAGGGAAgtggggaggtggagggtcccacagcagagggagatggggatgtgGAGGATCCCACAGTCGAGGGAGGTGGGAAGGTGGAGGGACAGTCAGTTTGTGTTTGGGTGGTGCAGGCCTGCACAGACAAGGGAGGTGGGTAGGTGGAGGGTCCCACAGttgagggagatggggaggtggagggttcCACAGTTGAgggatttgtaagtcgctctggataagagcgtctgctaaatgacttaaatgtaaatgtaaatgagggaggtggggaggtggagggtcccACAGTCGAGGGAAgtggggaggtggagggtcccacagtcgagggaggtggggaggtggaTGGTCCCACAGTCGAGGGAGGTGGGCAGGTGCAGGGCTGCACTGTCAAGGGAGGTGGGGTGTTAGGAGGAGAGACACAGGGACTCTCCGTCTGTGTTGGAGTGGTACAGTAGGACACCTCCCTTCCTGGGTCACTGATTGCATTGTTTATGCGCCTTCTCCTCCTCACTTGGGGCGGAGTTGCACTCCCCTGGCATTTAGGAGGGGAAAAACAAGAAGAGTTATGCCAGGAAGAGTCCATGTGATTCCCAACAGCAAGGGAGCTAGTGTTAGCCTCACTAGTCCTGAGGCACTGGGTTTGGTTCACCAATCCCTGCTTAGCCTTAAACCCAGGGCCGTTTCCATCTCTGGATGCAGGCTCTGAAAGGtagttgtgggtagtgtagtactCATTATGTTCGTTGTCCTGTTTGTCGTCCCCATCCACCCCCACCGAGTCCCCCACGCTGCGGACATTTGAGAGCACGGAGGGCTTGGGCTTCTGGAGACGGGGGGAGGTCTGGATGGCCATGCTAGTGCACTGCCTCCGGGAGAGGGGCAGCGTGAGTGAGCACGGCAgtgggggtgatggtggtggtgccCAGCAGCGGCGCGTGGGCCCTGGGGTTAGCGGGTGAGGGGGCGCCCGAGCCAAAAATGCCGCCACCACCTCAATGGTGTCTGCCATGTCCCCTCGGACTGCCCCCACCACCGAGGCCTCCGTAAGCCATCCTTGGGGGGCCATGGGGCTTGTGGGGCTGTTCTTCCGGAAGGGGTGGGGGCTGTCACACTCAGCGGCAGTCTTCTGGTAGCTCTTGGCTCCAGTGGTCCCGCTGCCTAGTCCATCCTCCAGGTCTTTGAAGCGGACCTGCTGGGTGCGGTTGCGGCGACGCTTTAAGCGGCTCTCGATATCCGGCGAGTCGCGGTTCAGCAGCACTGAGCGCACTGTCATGGTGCCAGGCAGCTTGTCGGTGGTCTTGCTGTTGGTGTGTTGGCCAGTGACCAATTAGTCTCTTTGATTCTCACTCACTCAAGTCTCTTTGCTCACCATGTCTCCTGTGGTGTCTTGTTCTTTCCCCCGACATCCACAGTCTCTGCAGGCCGTTTGATGTGATGAAATCCTCTTTCAGAGAGTAATTATATTTGCAATTTGTCTGTTGACTATTATTTATTCTCTATGACAATGGATTATCGGTATTATCGGATTTGTTGAGCTGGAGTGCCATCAACAAGCAGATCTGGGGAGACAGCTGTAGCTTGTTGGTTTGAGTGATCATGGAGATGATTGGAAATAACTGTCACACTGCAGTGCTGTTTGTCCTGTCATCCCccttctgcagcactccaatggACTAGTCCttcctcaggtgtgtgtgtgttgctctggaTATCTGACTTCCTGAGAGATGTAACCAAAGCCAGGTGGTCTGTACTTTGCTCAAACTACAGATAGAGAgaactgtatcctggacttcaTAAAATAAGTCTTCAGGGTGAACCGGATTCTCTTAGTCCACAGAACTTCATTTATTTATGGTAATAGTCCACATAGAGTCCTGATTTCCTTATAGATCTGTTCTATATAGCCACATTAAATGTATAATTGATATCAGCACGTTAAACATGGGAGCAAGTGCCAACTTTAAAGCATGGCTCAGATCTCCCTCATACAAAATCTTCTTCTAAAAGAGGACATTTCACATGAAATAAGTGTGAAGACCCAGAAAAGAGCGGTGAGTGTGAGAACGGGGCACACAGTTCTGTTGCATGACTCCTGGATACTGTACAGTCAGCTCCAACTTAGTCTTAATAATATCCCAGAAGATCGTGACGGGGGCACGGTACCTACCGACAAATAGGCATGACTCCCCTGAATACACTTTGTCCATCCTTCCCATCAATGAATCTGCAGGCTTGCCTTTCCAACCCACTATTGTCCCATGGGGCTGGAGGGAGATTGGATTGCTAAGGAGTGGGATGACGTTGTGTGACTCCCCATGATGTTCTATATTCCTCTTTTGCTTTCtcacgttttctctctctctttctctctctttttttctcttccGATACCTCTTTTCAGTGACTCATCTTCCACTCATTTTGCTGGATAACAGGATAGCCCAGGTTCCTGacgtgaccagagagagagagagacagacaagagataAGACAAGAGATGAGACAAGATAAGTAATCAGCGCCCCCTCCACCCCCAGGCATTTACcttatctagagagagagagagagagcaatagagagagagagagtgagagagaaagagagagagagagagagagagagagagagagagagcagatgagctcctgcatttttcaggatgtttttacaaaaatatagaTTTAGAGTTAGATAAACGTGGATTTTTCCacaaggacatatacaggataataccctccacaacataacattCACTCCAAAAcaaaactccaaacctacaacctgattttggacgACATTTCCTGGAAGGATTCCTACTACCAAAGATTCTTATTTCCAAGCTTCACAGCAAATGCTCTGGCAAGCAAACAACAGTAACctaaaaacaccatccaaccaggaactgagtgagtaatgtttagtctgTAGCTACTTTTACAGCCATgaagaaaaatacattacagTGTTATATTTtgctttataaggactgaatgctaagTTAAGGCTACCAAGCATGGTAGGACAGAACATATCTGACtgcaacttcaattagcactgaggtGTGAAGTGAGAGTTGTCAAAGCCCTTGAGCCCAACAGTGGCAGGAGAGTTTCACAGCCTACCCCACCAAAATGCAGAGGTCGTTGAAGCCCCCTCCCTCTGTTCagaggtcattacaatacagtaccgtttggatgtaaaaaaaaatgataaGGCACGAAAAGAGTACAAAAagaagctccttatggaaaaccaagagacactttttgctgactattattAAAATGGGAACATAAGCAACTTCATCttccacacagaccatcccctgtgcAGTGATATATTAACACACTACCCCTTTGCAAGCCACCCCACCACCTTTTCCTCCTAACAAGaccatggtcattatggccaaacagttctattttttaaagcttggtcgcaaatgggtcttccaaatggacaatgaccccaagtatacttccaaagttgtggcaaaatggcttaaggacaacagagtcaaggtattggagtgaccatcacaaagccctgacctcaatcccatagaaaatgtgtgggcagaactgaaaaagtatgtgcgagcatggaggcctacaaacctttaatcagctacaccagctctgtcgggaggaatgggccaaaattctcccaacttactgtgggaagcttgtggaaggatatccaaaacgtttgacccaagttaaacaatttaaaggcaatgctaccaaatactaattgagtgtgtgtaaacttctgacccactgggaatatgatgaaataaataaaagctgaaataaatcattctctctactattattctgacatttcacattcttaaaatatagtggtgatcctaactgaccaaaggcAGAGACCTTTTACTAGGaatacatgtcaggaattgtgaaaaactgagtttaaatgtatttggctaaggtgtatgtcaacttccaacttcaactgtacataaataTCAAGTGTGCGTTTAAAATTGGCAATTGTCTTTCCAcatggccgtggggtgagacagggatgcagcttaagatCCACCcttttcaacatatatatcaatgaattggcgagggtactagaacagtctgcagcacccggcctcaccctactagaatctgaagtcaaatgtctactgtttgctgaggATCTGATGCTTCTGtccaccaaccaaggagggcctacagcagcagctAGATCGTCTGCACAGAccagggccctgacagtaaatctcagtaagacaaaaatatgtgttccaaaaaaggtccagttgccaggaccacaaattccATCTAGTCACCTAAAATGAAGCgaatcccaaaccttccataacgaagccatcacctacagagagatgaacctggagaagagtcccctaagcaagttggtcctggggctctgttcacaaacacaccctacagagagatgaacctggagaagagtcccctaagcaagctggtcctggggctctgttcacaaacacaaacagatccAACAGAGCCCAAGGACAGCaccacaattagacccaaccaagtcatgtgaaaaccaaaacataattacttgacacatttgaaagaatttacaaaaaagcagagcaaactagaatactatttggccctaaacagagagacagtggcagaatacctgagcactgtgactgacccaaacttaaggaaatctttgactatgtacagactcaataAGCATAGCCTTGCTTTTGAGAAAGGCCGaagtaggcagacatggctctttaaaaaatatatatatttcatttaaccaggttggccagttgagaacaagttctcatttacaactgtgacctggacaagataaagcaaagcagtgcgacaaaaacaacaacacaaagttacacatgggataaacaaacatacagtcaataacacaatagaaaaatctgtatacagtgtgtgcagatgaagtaaggaggtaaggcaataaatgggTCAtaatggtgaagtaattacaatttagcaattaacactggagtgatatatgtgcagatgaggatgtacaagtagaaatactggtgtgcaaaagagcagaaaaaaatcaaaaaacaaatatgggataaggtaggtagttggttggatgggctatttacagatgggcttctctcaagagaagacaggctatgtgcaaacTGCCTACAAAATGAGGTGGCAACTGAGCGGCTCTTCCTAACCTCctaccaaatgtatgaccatattagagacatttacctcagattacacagatccacaaagaattagaaaacaaacccatttttgataaactcccatatctattgggtgaaataccacagtgtgccatcacagcagcaagatttgtgacctgttgccacaagaaaagggcaaccagtgaagaacaaacaccattgtaaatgcaacccatgtttatgtttatttattttcccttttgtactttaactatttgcacataatatgacattttaaatgtctttattctatTGGAACTTTCGTGAGTGTCAGGTtcactgttaatttgtatttttatttatcttttgtttattatctacttcacttactttggcaatgttaacgtatgtttcccatgccaataacgcCCTTATAATGACTTGAAATAGAATtgagagatagaaagacagagagagaaaagagaaagagagggcattAGTGTTCATATTGTGGTCCTCTCATTTATTTCCATTGGATAATGAGATTACCTCATAATAATGAAGTTTGTAATGAGGTAGCCAGGTTTTTTTTTAATTATAAGAGAAGGGtcaacagagagacacacaaagcgTGAGAAGGGGAGATTAAGTTTGTTTAAGAGAAGTAAtgaaaaggagagaaagacagaatgaGGAAGCATTGacaaagagcgagggagagagagagagagagagagagagtgtgtgtgtgtgtgtgtgtgtgtgtgtgtgttgtgtgtgtgtgtgtttgtgtttgtgagagagagaaaaagagaaacagaactagacaaagagagagaatacCAAAAACAAGACATATACATATCCTTTCGGTGATTGACATTTTTGTGATTGTCCAGCCGTGACAAGATGCTTTGTGACAAGAGGCAAGCCTGGCTCAGACCATCTGAGTTTCCTGAGGTCTGACGGTCTCTCTGTAGAGCCAGAGACCGTTAGTGTTGCCTCACAAGTTAGCGgttatttagggaatagggaccCCATGGGGGTTAATTACATTCACTTTTTTTCATATcttgtttcttttttttaaagaggAACATCTTTGTCAATTCCACACCCCCGCCGTCAACCTTTTAAAAACATGATTTTTAGGATAGATTATGATTACAGTCACGCTTGAACGGCCCAAGAAGGGGATGAGGAAGGAACCGTGGGCTCCTGCACTTATTTGTATTAGTTAGTGGGTGAGGAACACAGAATTTCATCCTTGTTTTACTTTCTTGTTATCGCtgcggtgtgtgtttgtgtaccgaTGATCTGCTTAAATGTGACTCACTGAGGAGCGTGTATCAGACTTGCTAATGATGATACATCAACGTCGCTACATTGAAACACACTTCAGTGGAGACACAGTCATTCACTTGAATAAGAATGATTTTGTTGTTATAGTTAATGTGTTGGATATGAATGGACTTTATAAATAATGAATGATTATCACGGCCTTGAAACACTGTAGTGGGAGGACAGACAACCGCTTGAATTAGAAAGATGTTTTGTCGTTTTAGTTATCGTGGTGTAGCTCAGATGGAGCTTGTAATGCCAAGATATTGGATTTcattcctgggaccacccatatgtataaaatgcatgcacacatgactgtaagtcattttggataaaagtgtctgctaaatggcatgtatTATTGTTATATATTATCGTACTAGATGTGGACGGGTCTTTATGACTTATATGCTTTCATTGCAGCATTGAGAACATACAGTAACTGTAAcgattctcctcctcttctgaggaggagtatgaaatatcggaccaatgcgcagcatggtaagtgtctaTGTTGTTTATTAAAACCGGAACACTGAagcaaaacaaaaatagaacaaaacgcaacagttctgtcaggtactcacacacaacactaaacagaaaataatcacccacaccacacaggtggggaaaggctacctaagtatgattctcaatcagagacaacgaacaacacctgcctctgattgagaaccataccaggccaaacacaaaaccacaacatagaaaaaagaacatagactacccacccaactcacgccctgaccatactaaaacaaaaacataacaaAAAGAACTAagttcagaacgtgacagtaaaacctgaacctataggggagggtctgggtgggcgtctgtccgcggtggcggctctgacCCGTAACTCACTGGTATATATAATACAGCTGTATttttcagtggtgtaaagtacttaactaaaaatactttaaagtactacttaagtagttttttggggtgtctgtactatactatttatatttttgacaacttttactattactttattacattcctaaagaaaatgatgtactttttactccatacattttccctaaaacccaaaagtactcatttacatttcaaatgcttagcaggactactgcctcttatctgacggactcactgttggagtgtgcccctggctatctgtaaattatgtctgagtgttggagtgtgcccctggctatctgtaaattatgtctgagtgttggagtgtgcccctggctatctgtaaattatgtctgagtgttggagtgtgcccctggctatctgtaaattatgtctgagtgttggagtgtgcccctggctatctgtaaattatgtctgagtgttggagtgtgcccctggctatctgtaaattatgtctgagtgttggagtgtgcccctggctatctgtaaattatgtctgagtgttggagtgtgcccctggctatccgtaaaaaaatgtaaaactagaaaatgttgcagtctggtttgcttaatataaggaatttaaaattattttttattttcctttTGATACTTGATGATATTTTAGCAATTATattgacttttgatacttaagtatacttAAAACGAAATACTTTTGttattttactcaagtagtattttactgggtaactttcacttttacttgagtaattttctattaaggtagcTTTACTTTattcaagtatgacagttgggtacttttccaTCACTGTATTTTTTTCCTGTTTATGGGCAAACTTTAATCAAA
This window harbors:
- the LOC115104745 gene encoding basic proline-rich protein-like, coding for MSDHTTWEPPCQTISPGNAPCQTISPGNPHVRPYPLGTPMSDHTPWEPPMSDHTTWEPPCQTISPGNAPCQTIPPGNAPCQTIPLGTPMSDHTPWEPPMSDHTPLEPPMSDHTPGNPPCQTIPPGNRPCQTIPPVNPPCQTILPGNPPCQTIPPGNPPCQTIPPCFSQPPVVPSYSAHIQIQTIKYCSSPSPIVKSCNSPPPMVKSYHTLPTGPSCATPTKTVPLYASTFRPAPPYTPPPQAQDCSTQDRRVIEWECRGERRILPPPPPPPPPYTPRKEGVSCTSGLGHRAPLLRRASEKEKSGRSGSPAHCPRACSLKHRAQTPPEVPLKGKQGDQGSSPTKAVPRPTCLGQAQAQLGAQIGALHKILCSGPNTPNSQHAFPPGQYPSGSCSGSGGGSSVGPLTSIQADTLRQVQEILGGLVSGARSKLDPTWVAEKLMGPNGPLHDIRSLQTQLHSLEGVLETSQNTIKVLLDVIQDLEKKEAERDGRHSYRTGQDIENCGTCRDCACIIYSVEHDFRLQEGAVTRTWRVEDPPEVSLLPTVTPQPTTPHRQETPLPVTLARPPHSGKKSRKKCFWFL